The following are encoded in a window of Phaseolus vulgaris cultivar G19833 chromosome 3, P. vulgaris v2.0, whole genome shotgun sequence genomic DNA:
- the LOC137808392 gene encoding GATA transcription factor 18-like has product MMHRCCGNSQGHVMGTCTCSMFHSETNSYSMLFSMPNTHGPYDDYEHDMYSSYTPSPSSVDCTLSLGTPSTRFTEGEELRNRHEPRSSVTNFCWDLLQSKHTTQSQTNKSTRATNNGGSNNDPLLARRCANCDTTSTPLWRNGPRGPKSLCNACGIRYKKEERRASAAAATSATVPSSVMESSRSYGNQSSSWYAHSQMGNELRFMEDSDDRDSDNGIPFFSWNLNVPDRTSLVHDFTR; this is encoded by the exons ATGATGCATCGTTGTTGCGGGAACTCCCAGGGTCACGTGATGGGCACCTGCACATGCAGCATGTTTCACAGTGAAACAAACTCCTACTCGATGCTCTTTTCTATGCCCAACACCCACGGTCCCTATGATGATTACGAACACGACATGTATTCCTCCTACACGCCCTCTCCTTCTTCCGTGGACTGCACGCTCTCCCTCGGAACCCCTTCCACGCGTTTCACTGAAGGCGAGGAGCTACGAAACCGTCACGAACCTCGCTCTTCCGTCACCAACTTCTGCTGGGACTTGctgcaatccaaacacaccaCGCAATCTCAAACCAATAAATCCACCAGAGCAACCAATAATGGCGGCTCCAACAACGACCCTCTCCTCGCTCGTCGTTGCGCCAACTGTGATACCACTTCCACTCCCCTCTGGAGAAACGGTCCTCGTGGCCCAAAG TCACTATGCAATGCTTGCGGGATCAGATATAAAAAGGAAGAGAGAAGGGCAAGCGCTGCAGCCGCCACGTCTGCGACAGTTCCCAGCAGCGTAATGGAATCGTCGCGCTCTTACGGCAACCAAAGCAGTTCGTGGTACGCACACTCGCAGATGGGTAACGAGTTACGTTTCATGGAGGATTCTGACGATAGAGATTCGGACAATGGCATTCCGTTCTTCTCATGGAACCTTAACGTTCCAGACCGAACGAGCCTCGTGCACGACTTCACGAGATGA